In Clostridium swellfunianum, a genomic segment contains:
- a CDS encoding FAD-dependent oxidoreductase, with product MSKLFTPISIGSMTLKNRTFMAPMSLGYESQDGTVNEILEQYWVERAKGGVGCIILDALSVDPSVPYLGNTLCFRTPESIEKYKAFTDKIHQYGTKVIPQITHPGPESVSAFYGITPVASSCYINSMGQKTRELKLEEIPAIIEKYATASYNAKLAGFDGIELHSAHAYMLLGSFLSPMRNKRLDQYGGSLDNRARLLFEVIDAIKEKCGKDFPIILRISGSERDEQGNSVEDIKYLVPKLIEHGVDAFEISGGTQYEHCNKIIPCHGEKEGVNLPEAMEIKKVSAVPVIVVGKNVDARQVMNVVDNDLVDGVVLGRALLSDPELVNKAQSGRYDEIAPCATCGIGCVGQQIKRKPTSCVINPFLGRESSLKIVPAETKKSVVVVGAGIGGMATSRILALRGHKVTLLEKTDSLGGQLKLACVPPHKQEISKWVIYLSNELRRLNVNIKYNCEANLEIIDSLSPDSIVVATGAKEILPPVEGINVETAITAQKVLNNDITILGGNVLVVGGGMVGIEVCEHLMHNKRGQLFVTMIEMADTIGAGMIPNNLLPTMKRLNEQGIKMMPSTKLLSVEKNNVTVEVRGEKVTLQNFTHIIYACGSKAENTLYESLKDKYSEVYCIGDAKEARQALEAVKEGTEVGILI from the coding sequence ATGTCTAAACTATTTACTCCAATTAGTATTGGAAGTATGACTTTAAAGAATCGTACTTTTATGGCGCCAATGTCTTTGGGTTATGAAAGTCAGGATGGAACTGTAAATGAAATACTAGAACAATATTGGGTAGAGCGAGCAAAAGGCGGGGTTGGTTGTATAATCCTAGATGCTTTAAGCGTTGACCCTAGTGTCCCTTATCTTGGAAATACCCTTTGCTTTAGAACTCCAGAAAGCATTGAAAAATATAAGGCTTTTACAGACAAAATACATCAGTATGGTACAAAGGTAATTCCTCAAATTACCCACCCAGGCCCAGAAAGCGTAAGTGCTTTTTATGGAATTACCCCTGTTGCAAGCAGCTGTTATATTAATTCTATGGGACAAAAAACTAGAGAATTAAAACTAGAAGAAATTCCAGCAATTATCGAGAAATATGCTACTGCTTCATATAATGCTAAATTAGCTGGCTTTGATGGTATTGAGCTGCATAGTGCACACGCATATATGTTACTAGGCTCATTCCTATCACCGATGCGCAATAAGCGTCTTGATCAATATGGTGGAAGCCTAGATAACAGAGCGAGACTTTTATTTGAAGTAATTGACGCTATAAAAGAAAAGTGTGGTAAGGATTTTCCAATAATATTACGTATCAGCGGAAGTGAAAGAGATGAGCAAGGAAATAGTGTGGAGGATATCAAATACCTTGTTCCAAAGCTTATTGAGCATGGTGTTGATGCTTTTGAAATAAGTGGTGGAACTCAGTATGAACACTGCAATAAAATCATTCCATGCCATGGCGAAAAAGAAGGTGTTAATTTACCTGAAGCTATGGAGATAAAGAAGGTATCAGCAGTTCCAGTAATTGTAGTTGGAAAAAATGTTGATGCTAGACAAGTTATGAATGTAGTTGATAATGATTTAGTTGATGGTGTAGTTTTGGGAAGAGCATTGTTGTCAGATCCTGAGTTAGTAAATAAGGCTCAAAGTGGAAGGTATGATGAAATTGCTCCATGTGCCACATGTGGTATTGGATGTGTTGGACAGCAAATTAAGAGAAAACCTACATCCTGTGTTATTAATCCTTTCTTAGGCAGAGAAAGTTCCTTAAAAATTGTTCCTGCTGAAACGAAGAAAAGTGTAGTAGTAGTGGGTGCGGGAATTGGCGGAATGGCAACTTCTAGAATTCTTGCATTACGAGGGCATAAGGTTACTCTTCTTGAAAAAACAGATAGCTTAGGCGGTCAATTAAAACTTGCCTGTGTTCCACCTCATAAGCAAGAGATTAGCAAATGGGTTATTTATTTAAGTAATGAATTAAGACGCTTAAATGTTAATATTAAATATAATTGTGAAGCTAATCTTGAAATTATTGATAGTCTTTCTCCAGATAGCATAGTTGTTGCAACAGGTGCAAAAGAAATTCTACCACCAGTTGAAGGCATAAACGTAGAAACAGCAATAACCGCTCAAAAGGTATTAAACAATGATATAACAATTTTAGGTGGAAATGTTCTTGTTGTTGGTGGTGGAATGGTTGGAATTGAGGTATGTGAGCATTTAATGCATAATAAACGTGGCCAATTATTTGTAACAATGATTGAAATGGCTGATACGATTGGTGCTGGAATGATTCCAAATAATCTTTTACCGACAATGAAAAGACTAAATGAACAAGGTATTAAGATGATGCCATCCACAAAGCTGCTTTCAGTAGAAAAAAATAATGTGACCGTTGAGGTTAGAGGCGAGAAAGTTACACTTCAGAATTTTACTCACATTATTTATGCTTGTGGCTCAAAAGCTGAAAATACTCTTTATGAAAGTTTAAAAGATAAATATTCCGAAGTATATTGTATAGGTGATGCTAAAGAAGCGAGACAAGCTTTAGAGGCGGTTAAGGAAGGTACTGAAGTAGGTATTTTAATTTAG
- a CDS encoding AraC family transcriptional regulator, with protein sequence MKRQNDWYTGIDYYENSKEKQINVREKVVDSITDLCIHEQVIILFVKSGEGIIEINGTYYPLKEGSFLCLYMHHFYRFTKILKPLNIIEVNFYIGNFMFMCFEKHPMNANATLVYDTIPFVQLNNSNFNRISRLIDELLLEIEEQRFSSMNMVIYLTLQLHAYFCRFAFENVTENKDKRQIEWDIIPKIILSTEKNINLSDFAKEVNLSETHLNQRIKNACGLTYFQLNKFGKIINACALLHFPELSMDYISDILNFSSKNSFYRVFNQYVHMTPKEYQEKCVFEEEYMLNGYGGSALMFLQYIHINFMNEISLKSLANEFFIKEYTAKLIFENVFKVSFQELLEQTRIAYACSFLSSTNKSVTEISNLCRFDSISTFQRAFTKHMNQSPTEYRKLTNTSI encoded by the coding sequence ATGAAACGTCAAAATGATTGGTATACAGGCATTGATTATTATGAGAATAGTAAAGAAAAACAAATAAATGTAAGAGAAAAAGTAGTAGATTCAATAACTGATTTGTGCATTCACGAACAGGTTATAATACTATTTGTAAAAAGTGGTGAAGGAATCATTGAGATTAATGGAACTTATTATCCATTAAAAGAAGGTAGCTTCTTGTGCTTATATATGCATCATTTTTATAGATTTACTAAAATTCTAAAACCTCTTAATATAATAGAAGTCAACTTTTATATCGGTAATTTTATGTTTATGTGCTTCGAAAAGCACCCAATGAATGCAAATGCAACTCTTGTTTACGATACAATTCCATTTGTTCAGCTTAATAATTCTAACTTTAATAGGATTAGCAGGCTTATTGACGAGTTATTATTAGAAATAGAAGAACAGCGCTTTAGCAGCATGAACATGGTTATTTATTTAACTCTTCAATTGCATGCTTATTTTTGTAGATTTGCCTTTGAAAATGTAACTGAAAACAAGGATAAAAGGCAAATAGAATGGGATATAATACCTAAAATTATACTATCTACGGAAAAGAATATAAACCTAAGTGATTTTGCAAAAGAGGTAAATTTATCAGAGACTCATTTAAATCAAAGAATTAAAAATGCTTGTGGGTTAACATATTTTCAACTAAACAAATTTGGGAAAATAATAAATGCCTGCGCGCTGCTTCATTTTCCAGAGTTATCAATGGATTATATAAGTGATATTTTAAACTTTTCCTCTAAGAATTCATTTTATAGAGTATTTAACCAATATGTTCATATGACACCCAAGGAATATCAAGAAAAATGTGTCTTTGAAGAAGAGTATATGTTAAATGGGTACGGTGGTAGTGCACTTATGTTTTTACAATATATTCATATTAACTTTATGAATGAAATTAGTTTAAAATCTTTGGCTAATGAATTCTTTATAAAAGAATATACTGCTAAGTTAATATTTGAAAATGTCTTTAAAGTAAGCTTCCAAGAACTACTAGAGCAAACTAGAATTGCATATGCATGTTCATTTTTATCCTCAACGAATAAGAGTGTAACAGAAATATCAAACCTTTGTAGATTTGATAGCATTTCTACATTTCAAAGAGCGTTTACTAAGCATATGAACCAGAGCCCAACTGAATATAGAAAACTCACCAATACGAGTATTTGA
- a CDS encoding DHHW family protein → MKSNFKNIAVTICFIIITCGFMLTNIIMQDAEFSYSERRRLAAVPTYSFKKLISGDLFEEYDKYFLDQFAFRDSFRSIKALTSRYLFKQKDNNGLYMVDGSIYKIEYPLNEKAILNAAQKLNEVYSKYLANKNVSYAIIPDKNYFTAAQNGYLTMDYERLLEIMKQNVSSMNYIDLFSTLDIKDFYKTDIHWSQDKTIDIADKLLKEMGNDIQASDFQYEEKRLTPFYGSYYGQAALKQEPDTMVYLTNNIIENAVVFDTIDKEYSKVNMIDNFKNIDSYDLFLSGPKPVISVINPSCDTHKELIIFRDSFGSSIAPLLIGGYSKITLVDLRYIATDILGDYVDFSEAEDILFLYNTQILNNSYMLK, encoded by the coding sequence ATGAAAAGTAACTTTAAAAATATAGCGGTGACCATATGCTTTATAATTATAACCTGTGGTTTTATGCTTACCAATATTATAATGCAGGATGCTGAATTCTCATATAGTGAGCGGCGCAGGCTGGCAGCGGTTCCAACTTATTCTTTTAAGAAGCTCATAAGTGGAGATTTGTTTGAAGAATACGATAAGTATTTCCTTGACCAGTTTGCTTTTCGCGACTCCTTCAGGAGTATAAAAGCCCTGACAAGCCGTTACCTGTTTAAGCAAAAGGATAATAACGGTTTATATATGGTGGATGGGAGCATCTACAAGATAGAATATCCGCTGAATGAAAAAGCCATATTGAATGCAGCGCAAAAGCTTAATGAAGTTTATAGTAAATATCTTGCGAACAAGAATGTAAGTTATGCTATAATACCTGATAAGAATTACTTTACTGCAGCACAAAACGGTTATTTAACCATGGACTACGAAAGATTACTGGAGATTATGAAGCAAAATGTCTCTAGCATGAATTATATTGATTTGTTTAGTACTCTGGATATAAAAGACTTTTACAAAACAGATATTCACTGGAGTCAGGATAAAACAATAGATATAGCCGATAAGCTTCTAAAAGAGATGGGCAACGATATTCAGGCGTCTGATTTTCAATATGAGGAGAAAAGGCTAACCCCTTTTTACGGATCCTATTATGGTCAGGCAGCCCTTAAGCAGGAACCAGATACCATGGTGTATCTTACTAACAATATAATAGAAAATGCAGTTGTTTTTGACACTATTGACAAGGAATACAGCAAAGTGAACATGATAGATAACTTTAAGAACATAGATTCATATGACTTGTTCCTTTCTGGGCCCAAACCAGTTATTTCTGTTATCAATCCATCCTGTGACACTCATAAGGAGTTAATAATATTCAGGGATTCCTTTGGAAGCAGTATTGCACCGTTATTGATAGGAGGATATTCTAAAATTACCCTTGTTGACCTACGTTATATAGCTACAGATATACTGGGAGACTATGTTGATTTCTCCGAGGCAGAGGATATTCTATTCCTATACAATACTCAAATTTTGAATAATAGTTACATGTTGAAATGA
- a CDS encoding MBOAT family O-acyltransferase, with product MFFYFYGEPIYSILMMISIISGYVHGLWIFRARGGKYAKIPLISSVIIHIGLLIYFKYIDFFIKNVNEIFKSGVTLVNLALPIGISFYTFQILSYTVDVYWGKAKVQKNIFSFATYVALFPQLIAGPIVRYTTVEAELKQRTHSIENFSYGINRFIIGLSKKVLLANTLGELGKIFSNTNEKTVLFYWIAAMAFTLQIYFDFSGYSDMAIGLGRIFGFHFLENFNYPYISKSITEFWKRWHISLGTWFRDYVYIPMGGNRVSRVRWVCNIAVVWFLTGFWHGAQWNFIVWGLYFALLLIVEKYFLKRLLKRLPPVAGHIYMLFFITVSFVLFNANSMGEAVKNLEGMFGMLDVPLWGAESFYYLKSYGFVLIIACIGATPAAVKIKQKLAAYRKGRQALNIMVPVAHILLMLLITGYLVDGSFNPFLYFRF from the coding sequence TTGTTTTTTTATTTCTATGGAGAACCTATTTACTCCATTCTAATGATGATATCCATAATTTCAGGATATGTTCATGGATTATGGATATTCAGGGCAAGAGGTGGGAAGTATGCTAAAATCCCTCTTATCTCCTCAGTTATTATCCACATTGGACTGCTGATATATTTTAAATACATTGATTTTTTTATTAAAAATGTTAATGAAATATTTAAGTCAGGGGTGACGCTTGTAAATTTGGCACTGCCAATTGGTATTAGCTTTTACACATTTCAGATTTTATCATATACAGTTGATGTATACTGGGGGAAAGCAAAGGTCCAGAAAAATATTTTTAGCTTTGCCACCTATGTAGCACTTTTTCCTCAGCTAATAGCGGGGCCTATAGTACGGTACACAACAGTCGAAGCCGAGCTTAAACAGCGTACCCATTCAATTGAGAATTTTTCCTATGGTATAAACCGCTTCATTATTGGATTGTCCAAAAAGGTGCTTTTAGCAAATACCTTAGGAGAATTAGGAAAAATATTTTCCAATACAAATGAGAAAACTGTATTGTTCTATTGGATTGCAGCGATGGCCTTTACGCTCCAGATTTACTTTGACTTTTCAGGCTACAGTGATATGGCAATAGGATTGGGGAGGATTTTTGGGTTTCATTTTCTTGAGAACTTCAACTACCCCTATATTTCTAAAAGCATAACAGAGTTTTGGAAAAGATGGCACATATCCCTGGGGACATGGTTTAGGGATTATGTATATATCCCAATGGGCGGCAACCGTGTAAGCAGGGTAAGGTGGGTCTGCAACATAGCTGTTGTATGGTTTCTTACAGGCTTCTGGCATGGTGCACAGTGGAACTTCATTGTATGGGGATTATATTTTGCCTTATTATTGATTGTTGAAAAATATTTTCTGAAAAGGCTGCTGAAAAGGTTGCCTCCTGTAGCAGGTCATATATATATGTTGTTTTTTATCACAGTTAGTTTTGTACTGTTCAATGCAAACAGTATGGGTGAGGCAGTGAAAAATTTGGAAGGTATGTTTGGAATGCTTGATGTACCTCTCTGGGGGGCTGAGAGCTTTTATTATTTAAAAAGCTATGGTTTTGTATTAATAATTGCATGTATTGGTGCAACGCCTGCAGCTGTAAAAATAAAACAAAAGCTAGCAGCATATAGAAAGGGAAGGCAAGCATTGAACATTATGGTGCCTGTAGCTCATATATTGCTTATGCTGTTAATAACAGGCTATCTAGTAGATGGTTCCTTTAATCCATTTTTATATTTCCGTTTTTAA
- the splB gene encoding spore photoproduct lyase, with product MFIPKRIIFEKDSLEYEMGKNIFSKFKDNANIEIIKLTSNKLKQHIPGNDLFAQYREGKRTLVVGTKKALKFQSCKPSAHYQLPLVSGCMGQCEYCYLNTQLGDKPFVKVYANIEDILNQAEKYINERLPDITIFEGSATSDPIPLEPYTHSLQKAIDFFAKNPNARFRFVTKYNDIESLLNLEHNGHTEIRFSINTSYVINKYEHITASSDKRIEAAIKAAQSGYPVGFLIAPIFIYPSWKEDYQDLLLKLSSKLPNNLEFPVTFEVISHRYTTIAKNRILKVFPESELPMNDEERKFKYGQFGYGKYVYQSEVISEIKEFFTKNIEELFDNKKVKYII from the coding sequence ATGTTTATACCTAAAAGAATTATATTTGAAAAAGATTCCTTGGAATATGAAATGGGCAAGAATATTTTTTCCAAGTTTAAAGATAATGCTAATATTGAGATAATAAAATTGACCTCTAATAAACTAAAACAACATATTCCAGGTAATGATTTATTCGCTCAATATAGAGAAGGCAAAAGGACTTTAGTAGTTGGAACTAAAAAAGCCCTAAAATTTCAATCCTGCAAACCCTCCGCCCACTATCAGCTTCCCTTAGTATCAGGGTGTATGGGACAATGTGAATACTGTTATTTAAATACTCAGTTAGGAGATAAGCCTTTTGTAAAGGTATATGCTAATATAGAGGATATTCTTAATCAAGCTGAGAAATATATTAATGAAAGATTGCCTGATATAACTATATTTGAAGGGTCGGCTACATCTGACCCTATACCTTTAGAACCTTATACACATTCATTGCAGAAAGCTATAGATTTTTTTGCGAAAAATCCTAATGCTAGATTTAGATTTGTAACAAAATATAATGACATAGAATCCTTGCTTAACTTAGAACACAATGGTCATACAGAAATAAGATTTAGTATTAATACTTCTTATGTGATAAATAAATATGAACATATTACCGCTTCCAGTGACAAAAGAATAGAAGCAGCTATAAAGGCAGCTCAGTCAGGGTATCCTGTTGGTTTTTTAATTGCACCAATATTTATTTATCCAAGCTGGAAAGAAGACTATCAGGATTTGTTGCTAAAGTTAAGTAGTAAGCTGCCAAATAATTTAGAATTCCCAGTAACCTTTGAAGTAATATCTCACAGGTATACAACAATAGCTAAAAATAGAATACTTAAGGTATTCCCTGAAAGTGAATTACCTATGAATGATGAAGAGCGTAAATTCAAATATGGACAATTTGGATATGGAAAGTATGTATATCAAAGTGAAGTTATAAGTGAAATAAAAGAGTTCTTCACAAAAAACATAGAAGAACTATTTGATAATAAAAAGGTTAAATATATTATATGA
- a CDS encoding DUF134 domain-containing protein gives MPRPRKCRKVCCLPKNNLFGPVDMKNIDEEIIVMTVDEYETIRLMDLEGMLQEECAEKMNVARTTVQRIYNDARFKIAKSLVNGHLLKIEGGDYKLCDDSEPLCGCNSCHKRKCCIINNRSASKEE, from the coding sequence ATGCCAAGACCTAGAAAATGCAGAAAAGTATGTTGTCTACCAAAAAATAATTTATTTGGACCAGTAGACATGAAAAACATAGATGAAGAAATTATTGTTATGACAGTAGATGAATATGAAACGATTAGGTTAATGGATTTAGAAGGAATGCTGCAAGAAGAGTGTGCAGAAAAAATGAATGTTGCGCGTACAACCGTGCAGCGGATATATAATGATGCTCGTTTCAAGATAGCAAAATCATTAGTAAATGGGCACTTATTAAAAATTGAAGGGGGAGACTATAAGCTTTGCGATGATAGTGAACCATTATGTGGTTGTAATAGCTGCCATAAAAGAAAATGTTGTATTATAAATAACAGAAGCGCTTCAAAGGAGGAATAG